In the genome of Podospora pseudocomata strain CBS 415.72m chromosome 2 map unlocalized CBS415.72m_2.2, whole genome shotgun sequence, one region contains:
- a CDS encoding uncharacterized protein (EggNog:ENOG503P4I1) codes for MDFPAPPSLIQQSQYSQHHHQQQQQQQQQQQQQQQQQQQQQQQQQQLQLQLQLQYQQQIQFYEQQQHQQQLLAMNGMNGANMQGAMVGVPIPAGQASELTFIYNMVDTLSGQLAQNQRTLEEVISCVGRIRARARSQSLGNEELINMSADEIKAQEADLDTYISVLSEAFEKARYSRDQNAFLLHQFAEKLSSMLRIFHEYKAKHVSDVSAWHKSYRKQLADARAENSRLREQIWEMQAHAGAANEKLRNFRKKYDEDEKRWEKRVEMKAMRQELRFWKRMAMPHLADDDPYWSDDDDLVDVAEKQRLLEMQKIAAENLAAEAAQLAAAHAELGDITGNDEDGGDQEGDGVPPPAPAPPSTMTPHNLVRSLVGGVPMQRSDDGDNAGPVPPPRPLSAASSTGSSGQ; via the exons atggACTTTCCAGCTCCACCATCCCTCATCCAGCAGTCGCAATACtcgcagcatcaccaccagcaacaacaacagcaacagcaacagcaacagcaacagcaacagcaacagcaacagcaacagcaacagcaacagcagctacAACTACAGCTACAGCTTCAATACCAGCAACAGATCCAGTTCTAcgagcagcaacagcatcaacagcagctcctGGCCATGAACGGCATGAACGGCGCCAACATGCAGGGAGCCATGGTTGGCGTCCCCATACCAGCCGGCCAGGCATCCGAGTTGACCTTTATCTACAACATGGTCGACACTCTCAGCGGACAGCTCGCCCAAAACCAGCGCACTCTCGAAGAAGTCATCTCTTGCGTCGGCCGTATTCGCGCCCGGGCGAGGTCACAGTCGCTAGGAAACGAAGAGCTGATCAACATGTCAGCGGATGAAATCAAGG cccaAGAAGCAGACCTCGATACCTACATATCAGTCCTCTCAGAAGCCTTCGAGAAAGCCAGATACTCGCGCGACCAAAAcgctttcctcctccaccaattCGCCGAGAAACTGTCCTCCATGCTCCGAATCTTCCACGAATACAAAGCCAAGCACGTCAGCGACGTCTCGGCCTGGCACAAGTCCTACCGCAAACAACTAGCCGATGCCCGCGCGGAGAACTCCAGGCTCCGCGAACAAATCTGGGAGATGCAGGCCCACGCCGGCGCCGCGAACGAGAAGCTGAGGAATTTCCGGAAGAAATacgacgaggacgaaaagaggtgggagaagagggtcGAGATGAAGGCCATGAGGCAGGAGTTGAGGTTCTGGAAACGGATGGCGATGCCACACTTGGCAGATGACGATCCGTACTGGAGTGACGACGATGACCTAGTGGATGTGGCTGAGAAGCAGAGGCTGCTGGAGATGCAAAAGATAGCGGCCGAGAACCTGGCGGCAGAAGCGGCGCAGTTGGCGGCTGCACATGCCGAGCTGGGAGACATCACCGGCAACGACGAGGACGGCGGGGATCAagaaggggatggggttCCACCTCCtgcgccggcgccgccgtcTACAATGACGCCACATAACTTGGTGCGGTCGCTTGTGGGCGGGGTGCCGATGCAGaggagtgatgatggggataaTGCTGGGCCTGTtccgccgccgaggccgtTGAGCGCGGCAAGTAGTACCGGGTCTTCGGGGCAGTGA
- a CDS encoding uncharacterized protein (EggNog:ENOG503Q5CS; COG:S), whose amino-acid sequence MASNHQTINSAEDPFDSLLHLETQFYTEGYNQGAADGVLAGRAEGRQLGLEKGYQKFLEAGRLYGRALVWANRLPNRSSSPPSKPPPASSEPVVPTETETEKKDLPPLPKNPRLEKHITTLYALVETESLSMENTDEAVNDFDDRIKRGQGKAKIIERMVGEKASGGEEAGTASKGVTV is encoded by the coding sequence ATGGCGTCAAATCACCAAACCATAAACTCCGCAGAAGACCCCTtcgactccctcctccacctcgaaaCCCAGTTCTACACCGAAGGTTACAACCAAGGCGCCGCCGATGGAGTCCTCGCCGGTCGCGCCGAGGGAAGACAGCTGGGTCTGGAAAAGGGCTACCAGAAATTTCTCGAGGCGGGAAGGTTGTACGGAAGGGCGTTAGTCTGGGCCAATCGACTGCCCAACCGTTCTTCTTCGCCACCGTCAAAACCACCTCCGGCGTCATCAGAACCAGTTGTGCCAACAGAGACcgagacagaaaagaaagaccTCCCACCACTACCCAAGAACCCCAGGCTAGAGAAGCACATCACCACACTGTATGCCCTGGTTGAGACGGAAAGCTTGTCCATGGAGAACACAGACGAGGCGGTGAATGATTTCGATGATAGGATAAAGAGGGGGCAGGGGAAGGCGAAGATTATCGAGAGGATGGTCGGGGAGAAAGCAagcggaggggaggaggcaggGACAGCAAGTAAGGGGGTCACCGTTTGa
- a CDS encoding uncharacterized protein (EggNog:ENOG503NY24; COG:I) — translation MEPSSSNTGFIQQQPVINNQFYDDVSYQRVTRLFLPSDILDKITPDAAQIGQEVLSQQVFDWVTDAEHNQPYLRGNGRDSFGKPKSELVVGEGWRKLQDYGFKKGVVALNYDTDHGPYTRLVQFLRCHLWEASCANTLCPAAMQDGAARLLQRHLFTSAAKKLSPIEREVFQNAYSHLTSRDPTKTWTSGQWMTERTGGSDVSQTETVATYDPFPSSAPVPLASQSESIPLGPWSISGFKWFSSATDSHMTILLARTHPSKGVSAFFAPMRRHNPSLVSHTGESGNGTELNGITIQRLKHKIGTQSLPTAELELKGMRGWLIGEEGKGIQEISTILNITRVHTTVSSMGYLGRSLGIARSFALVRPVGMGKGKRIALSSHPLHMRTLANMTTDYHGMMLLTFYTIHALGLDERSLPSNQAATKVPTPPKELVQPLLRVLSSLHKSYVCETTVPLVYGCMEALGGVGYMQNVESEHLNISRLFRDCCVGAIWEGTTDVLASDTLRALKHPLSGKQSVQALDWLILSSKNAGLVEEWQVLKNKIDTGKQEELLPEARGLVFRIAEIIISVLYLVDAEADPGVEIEAMCARFMEKKGFSVYEAPGKRAREGGLKLDQAIVYGAGKDLAQGAKL, via the exons ATGGAGCCTTCAAGTTCGAATACTGGTTTTATCCAGCAACAGCCCGTGATCAATAACCAGTTCTATGATGATGTGAGCTACCAAAGAGTGACCAGAT TATTCCTGCCATCGGATATCCTTGACAAAATCACACCCGATGCTGCTCAGATCGGCCAAGAGGTCTTGTCTCAGCAAGTCTTCGATTGGGTAACTGACGCCGAGCATAACCAGCCATATCTGCGCGGAAATGGCCGGGATTCATTCGGCAAGCCCAAAAGCGAGCtggttgttggcgagggatGGCGAAAGCTTCAAGACTATGGCTTCAAAAAGGG AGTCGTTGCTTTGAACTACGACACTGACCACGGCCCTTACACTCGCCTTGTCCAGTTTTTGCGGTGCCACCTCTGGGAAGCATCATGCGCCAATACCCTCTGCCCAGCGGCTATGCAAGATGGCGCGGCCCGTCTCCTTCAACGTCATCTGTTCACTTCCGCCGCGAAGAAACTCTCGCCGATTGAACGTGAGGTTTTTCAGAATGCCTACAGCCACCTAACCTCCCGTGACCCAACCAAAACATGGACCAGCGGCCAATGGATGACCGAGCGAACTGGCGGCAGTGACGTATCTCAGACAGAAACCGTAGCCACTTACGacccctttccttcctcaGCCCCAGTCCCCTTGGCATCACAGTCCGAATCCATCCCCCTCGGCCCATGGTCCATCTCCGGCTTCAAGTGGTTCTCATCAGCCACCGACTCCCACATGACCATTCTCCTCGCCAGAACCCATCCCTCCAAGGGCGTgtccgccttcttcgccccCATGCGCCGCCATAACCCTTCCCTAGTCTCTCACACGGGCGAAAGCGGAAACGGCACCGAACTCAacggcatcaccatccaGCGTCTCAAGCACAAAATCGGCACCCAATCCCTCCCTACAGCAGAGCTCGAGCTCAAGGGTATGCGAGGTTGGCTtattggcgaggagggcaaagGAATCCAGGAAATCagcaccatcctcaacatcacccGCGTGCACACTACCGTCTCTTCCATGGGCTACCTCGGGCGTTCGCTCGGCATCGCCCGGTCCTTTGCCCTTGTCCGCCCCGTCGGAATGGGCAAAGGCAAGCGAATTGCCTTGTCGTCGCACCCTTTGCATATGAGAACACTGGCCAACATGACGACTGACTACCACGGTATGATGCTGCTGACGTTTTACACAATCCACGCTCTCGGTCTGGATGAGCGGTCTCTTCCCTCCAACCAAGCGGCGACAAAGGTCCCGACTCCACCTAAGGAGTTGGTCCAGCCTTTACTCAGGGTACTGTCCAGTCTTCACAAGTCCTATGTCTGCGAGACAACTGTCCCACTGGTGTACGGCTGCATGGAAGCGTTGGGAGGGGTAGGATACATGCAGAATGTCGAGTCTGAGCATCTCAATATCTCTAGACTGTTCCGTGATTGCTGCGTTGGTGCTATTTGGGAGGGGACGACTGATGTCTTGGCTAGTGATACGCTTCGTGCTTTGAAGCACCCCCTGAGTGGGAAGCAGTCAGTTCAAGCTTTGGATTGGTTGATTCTGTCGTCGAAGAATGcagggttggtggaggaatgGCAAGTGTTGAAGAACAAGATTGATACGGGCAAGCAGGAGGAACTGTTGCCTGAGGctagggggttggtgtttaGGATTGCGGAGATTATCATCTCGGTGCTGTACTTGGTTGATGCTGAGGCTGATCCGGGGGTTGAGATTGAGGCCATGTGTGCTAGGTTtatggagaagaagggttTCAGTGTTTATGAGGCGCCGGGGAAGAGGGCAAGGGAAGGAGGGTTGAAGCTCGATCAGGCGATTGTTTATGGCGCTGGGAAGGACCTTGCTCAGGGCGCGAAGCTCTAA
- a CDS encoding uncharacterized protein (EggNog:ENOG503NUEV; COG:K): MTTPTPMKHALSQQGKTPSQSQHGAVATPPVSTPFSAALAASAFSPHGPRSSPQQIKKSPATTLGGHPSVPAVNFDSPSAAAALSALNMGSLDSGLSGFLGRTSEDERAKRLDAMIDILSQRKGLVSEAGLERLAKRLGLEVFWDAPVGNEKKKSLIIAGAALELSIDFQKDIVLFLSLNFPESADIVSKHAAAAGEILLKDLQLEDGQLPLTKSLAGFADNFERLAMLDKLSLNPGLNLYEAVAGVYESLLRLHHWEIQKLREEPAFAGKRDFEIECLAICTRSGRPTMNSRHKTGLSLDYWKQGRNFKSETPEQTAEMIDNSKTWSLLIGCTSLNPNNPVSPVRISDKWISVDVERMPLPDELGPVVDWLDPPPTYLPTPEDEKSDPGVLLHAPRLPEAVFQAIFDPPIHISADLWDKIRQLGVGVVDSAPEKLTTFDNLVLPQAPNTGNLKSSDQANAEARTTVCHKKIPNFPHPNESEEVQIMNHTNTLYVYEPVYGKTLTELTFSHPQHLVMMLPHLRQYVFLSILLENSFEEDAGTNITFSSTKVSPTTAGDGTIMTKTNMDEFSGFMQSGLNGGSSAGIRQEDDAAAETEQGANETGKKLDLNIDVTLTILPVPRLQIVFPCSENKTANILLEIRENGHVHVEAQNVLDERNMMGKNGRTRRVEDIGLVLEALEDIGKWANFLVTRWVN; encoded by the exons ATGACAACTCCTACTCCAATGAAACATGCTCTTTCACAGCAAGGCAAGACTCCCTCCCAGTCACAACATGGCGCTGTTGCGACTCCCCCAGTCTCGACTCCATTCTCCGCCGCCCTTGCTGCCAGTGCCTTCTCACCACACGGTCCACGATCCTCACCACAGCAAATCAAAAAATCACCCGCGACTACTCTTGGTGGTCATCCTTCCGTACCAGCCGTAAACTTCGACAGTCCATCAGCCGCAGCTGCTCTCAGCGCACTCAACATGGGCTCCTTGGACTCGGGCCTTTCAGGCTTCCTGGGCAGAACTTCAGAGGATGAACGAGCAAAAAGGCTGGATGCTATGATTGATATCCTAAGT CAAAGAAAAGGCCTCGTCAGCGAAGCCGGCCTGGAGCGACTGGCCAAAAGACTCGGCCTGGAAGTATTCTGGGACGCGCCTGTCGGcaacgaaaagaaaaagagccTGATTATAGCTGGAGCAGCCCTGGAGCTCTCCATCGACTTCCAAAAAGACATCGTGCTGTTCCTCAGTCTCAACTTCCCCGAATCAGCCGACATCGTCAGCAAGCACGCCGCGGCAGCCGGTGAAATCCTTCTCAAGGATTTGCAGTTGGAAGACGGCCAACTCCCCCTAACCAAGTCTCTCGCCGGGTTTGCGGACAACTTTGAAAGGCTCGCCATGCTAGATAAACTCAGCCTGAACCCTGGACTTAATTTGTACGAGGCCGTGGCTGGGGTCTACGAAAGTTTACTTCGCCTACATCATTGGGAAATCCAAAAGCTGAGAGAAGAGCCGGCCTTTGCGGGCAAACGAGATTTCGAGATCGAGTGTCTCGCGATCTGCACTAGAAGTGGCAGACCAACGATGAACTCGCGCCACAAGACAGGTCTGAGCCTAGATTATTGGAAGCAGGGCAGAAATTTCAAGAGCGAAACCCCAGAGCAAACCGCCGAGATGATCGACAACAGCAAAACATGGAGTCTCCTCATCGGATGCACCTCTCTAAACCCAAATAACCCCGTCAGCCCAGTGCGCATCTCTGACAAATGGATCAGTGTGGACGTCGAGAGGATGCCATTGCCGGATGAGTTGGGCCCTGTCGTTGACTGGCTCGACCCGCCCCCGACCTATCTTCCAACCCCCGAGGATGAGAAATCAGATCCAGGGGTTCTGCTCCACGCCCCACGTCTTCCTGAAGCCGTGTTTCAAGCCATCTTCGACCCTCCCATTCACATATCCGCCGATCTCTGGGACAAGATACGGCAACTCGgcgttggggtggtggacagCGCCCCCGAAAAGCTGACCACCTTTGACAACTTGGTACTCCCCCAGGCGCCCAACACTGGCAATCTTAAGAGCAGCGACCAAGCCAACGCCGAAGCGAGGACCACAGTATGCCACAAGAAGATCCCCAACTTTCCGCACCCCAACGAAAGCGAGGAGGTGCAGATCATGAACCACACGAATACTCTCTACGTCTACGAGCCAGTCTATGGCAAGACTCTTACCGAGCTCACCTTTtctcaccctcaacacctggtgatgatgttgccccATCTTCGGCAATATGTCTTTTTGTCGATCCTGCTGGAGAACAGCTTCGAGGAGGACGCCGGCACAAATATCACGTTCAGCTCGACGAAAGTATCGCCAACGACTGCCGGGGACGGAACTATAATGACCAAAACTAACATGGATGAGTTTTCTGGCTTCATGCAGTCCGGCTTGAACGGGGGTTCGTCTGCTGGCATCAGGCAAGAGGATGATGCCGCGGCCGAAACCGAACAGGGAGCGAATGAAACCGGGAAGAAGCTGGACTTGAACATTGATGTTACTCTCACCATCCTTCCGGTTCCGCGTCTTCAGATTGTGTTCCCGTGCAGTGAGAACAAGACGGcgaacatcctcctcgagatTAGGGAGAATGGGCATGTCCATGTGGAGGCGCAGAATGTGCTGGATGAGAGGAACATGATGGGGAAGAatgggaggacgaggagggtggaggatattgggttggtgttggaggcgttggaggataTTGGGAAGTGGGCGAACTTTCTGGTGACGAGGTGGGTGAATtaa
- the DOT5 gene encoding thioredoxin peroxidase dot5 (COG:O; EggNog:ENOG503P2T2; BUSCO:EOG0926578E), with the protein MPVELRKRKAPPPPPEPPAKRATATKKAAAPKKTAAAKVKDAVKETVTKVAEAATFTNGAAAASAEKPAVGDVITLDGFGGEIALQTGDSTTLAALAEKSKKGVVLFTYPKASTPGCTRQACMFRDEYTALATESGFDIYGLSTDSPKANTTFKEKQKLPYELLCDPGATLIGAIGLKKAPKGTTRGVFVVDKAGKVLAAQAGSPEGTVKVVREIVEGLNGEEKGENGEEKKGENGEEEEVVVEEGKKDEERAEEKKEAAEAAAVVEEEKEEEVEKKEEDEKKEEEKKE; encoded by the exons ATGCCCGTCGAACTCCGCAAGCGCAaagctccccctcctccccctgagCCTCCCGCCAAAAGGGCCACCGCTACCAAGAAGGCCGCTGCGCCCAAGAAGACGGCCGCGGCAAAGGTGAAGGACGCGGTGAAGGAAACCGTCACCAAGGTCGCCGAAGCGGCCACTTTCACCAATGGCGCTGCGGCCGCCTCTGCCGAGAAGCCTGCTGTCGGTGATGTAATCACTCTTGATGGTTTCGGGGGGGAGATCGCCCTCCAAACCGGcgactccaccaccctcgccgcgCTGGCGGAAAAGTCAAAGAAGGGAGTCGTGCTGTTTACTTACCCCAAGGCTTCCACTCCTGGCT GCACCCGCCAAGCCTGCATGTTCCGCGACGAGTACACCGCCCTGGCGACCGAGTCCGGGTTTGACATTTATGGCTTGTCGACTGATTCACCCAAGGCGAACACCACgttcaaggagaagcagaagctgCCGTATGAGCTGCTCTGTGACCCCGGCGCGACGCTGATTGGGGCGATTGGGCTGAAAAAGGCGCCCAAGGGGACGACgaggggggtgtttgttgttgataaGGCGGGGAAGGTGCTTGCTGCGCAGGCGGGGAGCCCCGAGGGGACGGTCAAGGTTGTGAGGGAGATTGTCGAGGGGTTGAAtggggaagaaaagggggagaatggggaggagaagaagggggagaatggggaggaggaggaggtggtggtagaagaggggaagaaagatgaggagagggcagaagagaagaaggaggcggcggaggcggcggcggtggtcgaggaggagaaggaagaggaggtggagaagaaggaggaagacgagaagaaggaagaggaaaagaaggagtAA
- a CDS encoding uncharacterized protein (EggNog:ENOG503P30I; COG:C) translates to MASKAVAKAAAGTVQKISTKYTVQSTGLWEKLRASLSLDANRSNGVPLNPYNRFPAPGQNDPLKYDDPVTLPAGDLADNPYWKRDARRNYPRLSVVSQAEQVALLTVGSAAAPRVELIGEEGSKALVAAQEQGKQAGLANYIESAGVEAAKRVLEATGGLPPLPSGTTMSNAEGKWDVHKYKLEEEQSYGEDYPCRTFA, encoded by the exons atggcCTCCAAAGCGGTAGCAAAGGCTGCGGCCGGCACTGTCCAAAAGATCAGCACC AAATACACCGTCCAGTCCACCGGCCTCTGGGAGAAGCTCCgcgcctccctctccctcgacgCCAACCGCTCCAACGGcgtccccctcaacccctacAACCGCTTCCCCGCCCCCGGCCAGAACGACCCCCTCAAGTACGACGACCCCGTCACCCTCCCGGCCGGCGACCTCGCCGACAACCCGTACTGGAAGCGCGACGCCCGCCGCAACTACCCCCGTCTCTCTGTCGTCTCCCAGGCCGAGCAAGTTGCTCTCCTGACCGTCGGCTCCGCTGCCGCCCCCCGTGTCGAGCTcattggcgaggagggatcCAAGGCTCTGGTTGCCGCCCAGGAGCAGGGCAAGCAGGCTGGCCTGGCCAACTATATCGAGTCTGCCGGTGTCGAGGCTGCGAAGAGGGTGCTGGAGGCCACTGGTGGCCTGCCACCTCTGCCGAGCGGGACGACGATGAGCAATGCCGAGGGGAAGTGGGATGTGCACAAGtacaagctggaggaggagcagagcTATGGGGAGGA CTACCCTTGCAGAACCTTTGCCTAA
- a CDS encoding uncharacterized protein (COG:A; EggNog:ENOG503NU5F), with amino-acid sequence MKLRNSSGKDHLQVATALDRVTHCPVKTQKWSRAHVPLSRSLLSVLPFKPRQALQLTYSVQFRIFSHGQAERVATCKIAAQMDGDEIEISDDDLTASSVDGDQPAVTNSLGKRKSPVPPELEERVVWTDDSDDGTALNQPRATKRRATAATTGGRGRGGSRGAGRGGGVRSERKRTIKIEDPGTQQEYEEAEVPTYLQQRRRRFDRDREQLKVGGLKIPPDYSELYFSDDERQFQHAERPQFDERSGIKPCRPKKQIELEYSAGIIPASIAQYLRDYQVEGVRFLHQRFVYQKGCILGDDMGLGKTVQVAAFLTAAFGKTGDERDAKRMRKMRRAGGCWYPRVLIVCPGSLIQNWKNELNRWGWWHIDLFHGVGKEDVLGAAKAGRLEVMITTYMTYKNNCDAVNAIDWDCVVADECHQLKDRRSETTRAMGRVNAMCRIGLTGTAIQNKYEELWTLLNWTNPGRFGTLAEWATTITKPLTVGQSHEATLKQLSLARTTAKKLVHNLLPDYFLRRIKTLIADQLPKKSDKVVFCPLTDIQSQAYQNFIDGDQVQYIICASEPCPCASGRKQGWCCYKILEDGRPWKSLTFPCLTTLQKIANHLTLLLPFSADPNDKQSTELNTVRTCIPDGWEKLWQERDSMLSLANPEFCGKWKVLKKLLQFWHSNGDKVLVFSHSVRLLRILRHLFNNTNYNVSFLDGSLSYEERQNVVDEFNTNPSQFVFLISTKAGGVGLNITSANKVVIFDPHWNPAYDLQAQDRAYRIGQIRDVDVFRLISAGTIEEIVYARQIYKQQQANIGYNASNERRYFKGVQKDSTRKGEIFGLGNLLSFHPDQVVLREIVNKTNVAEAKAGVLLSDIDLEKLAKDKDDEINLVKQEDDSDETGMSQLAKLITIENKEDMLKSRKTQKPQSDAVAAILASAGVEYTHENSEVVGTSRVEEKLSRRAELAANKDSQELGGDRALFADSQANSVPDTDSVWKVHYKFNPPAAAMRRQFCSMAKEFGFANATGFALVVESWTQEQRRNCLETFYRSREAKLLEKELDELRVIEAQEQPSPSIVSIEDDAVMEYGAQLEGVMRKGEGNGPVIHEDAGKILPAPPRPTIFLSDNDEDDEL; translated from the coding sequence ATGAAGCTTCGAAATAGTAGCGGAAAAGACCATCTACAGGTAGCAACTGCTCTGGACCGTGTCACTCACTGTCCAGTGAAAACCCAGAAGTGGTCACGTGCTCACGTTCCATTGTCGCGCAGCCTTTTGTCTGTGTTGCCTTTCAAACCGCGTCAAGCTCTCCAACTCACTTACAGCGTCCAATTCCGGATATTTTCCCACGGGCAGGCAGAACGAGTGGCAACATGCAAAATCGCCGCGCAAATGGATGGCGATGAGATTGAGATTTCCGATGACGACCTTACAGCCTCTTCGGTTGATGGAGACCAGCCCGCCGTCACAAACTCTCTTGGGAAGCGCAAGTCACCGGTCCCACCTGAGCTAGAGGAAAGGGTCGTTTGGACGGATGATTCCGATGATGGGACAGCGCTCAACCAGCCACGGGCAACTAAGCGTCGTGCCACTGCCGCAACCACTGGCGgcaggggaaggggagggtcAAGGGGGGCaggacgagggggaggggtcagGTCTGAAAGGAAGAGGACCATTAAAATCGAAGATCCGGGGACACAGCAGGAATAtgaagaggcagaggtgCCCACGTACTTACAGCAGCGAAGGAGGCGCTTCGACAGAGACAGGGAACAACTAAAAGTCGGTGGACTCAAGATACCACCGGATTATTCGGAACTGTATTTTTCGGATGACGAACGCCAATTCCAGCATGCAGAAAGGCCACAATTTGACGAAAGGAGCGGAATCAAACCATGTCGTCCTAAAAAGCAGATTGAGTTGGAGTATTCAGCCGGCATCATCCCAGCTTCGATCGCCCAGTACCTGCGTGACTACCAAGTCGAAGGCGTACGGTTTCTTCACCAGAGATTTGTCTACCAGAAAGGCTGCATTCTAGGCGATGACATGGGTCTGGGGAAAACGGTACAAGTGGCCGCATTTCTCACAGCCGCATTTGGGAAAACTGGAGACGAGCGTGATGCGAAGCGGATGAGAAAAATGCGAAGAGCAGGGGGCTGTTGGTACCCAAGAGTCTTGATTGTTTGTCCTGGATCACTGATCCAGAACTGGAAGAACGAGTTGAACCGCTGGGGCTGGTGGCATATCGACCTATTTCATGGCGTTGGGAAAGAAGACGTACTAGGTGCGGCCAAAGCAGGGCGGCTTGAGGTTATGATCACGACCTACATGACCTACAAGAACAATTGCGACGCTGTCAATGCTATCGACTGGGATTGCGTGGTTGCCGACGAGTGCCATCAGTTGAAAGACAGGCGGTCTGAAACGACAAGGGCCATGGGGCGCGTTAATGCGATGTGCCGGATAGGCCTTACAGGAACGGCCATCCAAAACAAGTACGAGGAGCTGTGGACGCTGTTGAACTGGACAAACCCGGGCCGTTTTGGAACTTTGGCCGAGtgggccaccaccatcaccaagccTTTGACTGTCGGGCAATCTCACGAGGCGACTCTCAAACAGCTTAGTCTCGCCAGGACAACAGCAAAGAAGCTGGTGCACAACCTGCTGCCCGACTACTTTCTCCGCCGGATAAAGACACTTATCGCTGACCAGCTTCCGAAAAAGTCGGATAAGGTGGTTTTTTGTCCCTTGACAGATATTCAGAGCCAGGCCTATCAAAACTTTATCGACGGTGATCAAGTTCAGTACATCATATGCGCATCGGAACCTTGCCCGTGTGCATCTGGACGAAAAcaggggtggtgttgctaCAAGATTCTCGAGGATGGGAGGCCTTGGAAGAGTCTTACCTTTCCATGCCTCACGACACTTCAGAAAATTGCCAACCACCTTACACTCCTTCTACCATTTTCAGCGGACCCAAACGACAAGCAAAGTACGGAGCTCAACACTGTCCGCACTTGCATCCCCGATGGATGGGAGAAACTTTGGCAGGAGCGAGATTCGATGCTCAGTCTTGCCAACCCAGAATTCTGCGGCAAGTGGAAGGTCTTGAAGAAGCTCCTTCAGTTCTGGCACAGCAATGGCGACAAGGTCCTCGTCTTTTCTCACAGCGTGAGGCTACTGCGGATCCTCCGGCACCTATTCAACAATACAAACTACAACGTCAGCTTCTTAGACGGCTCACTAAGCTACGAGGAGCGCCAGAATGTGGTGGATGAGTTCAACACAAACCCCTCTCAGTTTGTCTTTCTTATTTCGACTAAAGCTGGTGGCGTTGGCCTGAACATCACCTCAGCCAACAAGGTGGTCATCTTTGACCCGCACTGGAACCCTGCTTACGATCTCCAGGCCCAAGATCGAGCTTACAGAATTGGTCAGATCCGCGATGTGGACGTGTTCCGACTGATATCAGCTGGAACCATCGAGGAGATTGTCTACGCTCGCCAGATctacaaacaacaacaagccaacaTTGGATACAACGCATCCAACGAAAGGCGTTATTTCAAAGGCGTCCAAAAGGACAGCACTCGAAAGGGCGAGATATTCGGGCTCGGCAACCTCCTTAGCTTCCACCCCGACCAGGTCGTTCTCCGAGAGATCGTCAACAAGACCAACGttgccgaggccaaggcAGGCGTCCTGCTCAGCGATATTGACCTGGAGAAGTTGGCAAAGGACAAAGATGACGAGATCAATCTCGTCAAGCAGGaggacgacagcgacgagaCGGGCATGAGTCAGTTGGCAAAGCTCATCACGATTGAAAACAAGGAGGACATGCTCAAGAGCCGCAAGACGCAGAAACCACAGAGCGATGCCGTCGCCGCCATTTTGGCTTCTGCTGGGGTTGAATACACGCACGAGAACTCGGAAGTGGTTGGCACCAGTCGCGTGGAGGAAAAGCTATCACGAAGAGCAGAGCTTGCCGCTAACAAAGACAGCCAGGAATTGGGAGGCGACCGCGCATTATTTGCAGATAGCCAGGCCAACAGTGTTCCCGATACCGACAGCGTGTGGAAAGTCCACTACAAGTTCAACCCGCCGGCAGCTGCAATGAGACGGCAGTTTTGTTCGATGGCAAAAGAGTTTGGGTTTGCGAATGCGACTGGTTTTGCGCTAGTGGTCGAGAGCTGGACACAGGAGCAGAGACGAAACTGCCTGGAGACATTCTATCGGTCGAGGGAGGCGAAGCttttggagaaggagctggacgAGCTAAGGGTCATTGAGGCACAGGAgcagccatcgccatcgaTTGTTAGTATAGAAGATGACGCTGTCATGGAGTATGGTGCTCAGCTGGAGGGGGTCATGAGAAAGGGAGAAGGCAACGGCCCCGTTATCCATGAGGACGCTGGGAAAATCCTTCCTGCCccgccgaggccgacgaTATTTCTTTCTGAcaacgatgaggatgatgagctttGA